One segment of Dolichospermum sp. DET69 DNA contains the following:
- a CDS encoding DUF4346 domain-containing protein, with protein MDLLLEDLTAIDNKLSQRYIDLDPNGYFIIYIDQNERLIHAKHFTNVINERGLAVDPETGQVIPVRGKVERTHTTVFSGRTAKELCIKIFEETPNCPVTFLDHAAYLGREFVRAEMALVSGKEYIQD; from the coding sequence ATGGATTTACTACTCGAAGATTTGACAGCAATTGATAATAAACTTTCTCAGCGTTATATTGATCTTGACCCCAACGGCTATTTTATTATCTACATAGACCAAAATGAAAGATTAATTCATGCAAAGCATTTCACTAATGTGATTAATGAACGTGGTTTAGCAGTAGATCCTGAAACAGGTCAAGTGATTCCTGTGCGCGGTAAAGTGGAAAGAACCCACACAACCGTATTTAGCGGACGCACAGCTAAAGAACTCTGCATCAAGATTTTTGAAGAAACTCCAAATTGTCCTGTGACTTTCCTAGATCATGCAGCTTATTTAGGTAGAGAATTTGTCCGCGCTGAAATGGCTTTAGTATCAGGCAAAGAGTATATTCAAGATTAA
- a CDS encoding two-component sensor histidine kinase, whose protein sequence is MAKSRQSSFRQILVTRILLVFVPVLLVGEMVALNKARSSLLNTARQNLTESAVNKGEKISDDIAALRSNLITASQTKIIQSGSPIQIEQFLKQLKKQLPTQIDCLQFTRIKKGEIIASNCGVQEITPSGLSPNNDDVDIQFILPSQSGKTGKRDKQNQLQLFLSIPVTNQRGNLAYRLSIKTTLYQQNPNHPGSLTGFLVVIAEDGRVLAHPLPERIGTNIKNYSDAKRIQAIVKNALGGSNNSSNLSFIEGQELVTGFTATTKPITTKPSQRWIVLAVTTVENALFGLEEIKLILIVLTVGLIGASLLASFYLVPYLAGPVEELRDYAVNLHSHHAAQPIPRNFKIREFNQLAQALDQMVERLKDWAEELEIAWKEAKSANQMKSQFLATTSHELRNPLNIIINCVRLVRDDLCDNREEELEFLKKADDTAIHLLGIINDLLDISKIEAGKLSVTTVPLDLRQLLLEVINLQSVNVQYKGLQLICDIGDKPIPIKSDSLKLKQVLINIISNATKFTDEGSIQITTNISLNNYQPYALISIKDTGIGIDPGEQSKLFRPFVMIDGTTTRKFEGTGLGLAISRNLIELMGGKITLESLGLNQGTTVIIKLPLIDMALLPNPEKKDIISNGAMTKARR, encoded by the coding sequence ATGGCTAAATCTCGTCAATCGTCATTTCGGCAAATTTTAGTAACAAGAATACTGCTAGTATTTGTCCCAGTTTTATTGGTAGGAGAAATGGTCGCGCTGAATAAAGCTCGTTCTAGTTTGTTAAATACGGCTCGACAAAATTTAACAGAAAGTGCAGTTAACAAAGGAGAAAAAATTAGTGATGATATTGCAGCTTTACGCTCTAATTTAATTACAGCTAGTCAAACAAAAATAATTCAGTCTGGTTCACCTATCCAAATTGAACAATTTCTTAAACAGCTAAAAAAACAACTACCAACCCAAATTGATTGTCTACAATTTACCAGAATTAAAAAAGGTGAAATAATTGCCAGTAATTGTGGTGTTCAAGAAATTACTCCATCAGGCTTATCTCCTAACAACGATGATGTTGATATTCAATTTATATTACCATCTCAATCTGGAAAAACTGGTAAAAGAGACAAACAAAATCAACTCCAGTTGTTTTTATCAATTCCTGTTACTAATCAACGTGGTAATTTAGCTTACCGATTAAGCATTAAAACCACATTGTATCAACAAAATCCCAATCATCCAGGCTCCTTAACGGGTTTTTTAGTAGTTATTGCTGAAGATGGTAGAGTTTTAGCGCATCCATTACCAGAAAGAATTGGGACTAATATTAAAAATTATTCTGATGCAAAAAGAATACAAGCCATAGTTAAAAATGCTTTGGGTGGAAGTAACAATTCCAGCAATTTATCATTTATAGAAGGACAAGAACTAGTTACAGGTTTTACAGCGACTACTAAACCTATCACCACAAAACCATCACAAAGATGGATTGTCCTAGCAGTTACAACTGTAGAAAATGCCCTATTTGGTTTAGAAGAAATTAAACTAATTCTAATTGTTTTAACAGTTGGTTTAATTGGTGCAAGTTTATTAGCCTCATTTTATTTAGTTCCTTACTTAGCAGGGCCTGTGGAAGAACTCCGCGATTATGCTGTTAATCTTCATAGTCACCACGCAGCACAACCTATTCCCCGCAACTTCAAAATTCGGGAATTTAACCAACTAGCACAAGCATTAGATCAAATGGTAGAAAGACTAAAAGATTGGGCTGAAGAATTAGAAATTGCTTGGAAAGAAGCTAAATCAGCCAACCAGATGAAAAGTCAATTTTTAGCCACAACTTCCCATGAATTAAGAAACCCATTGAATATCATTATTAATTGTGTGCGTTTGGTGCGTGATGATTTATGTGATAATAGAGAAGAAGAATTAGAATTTCTAAAAAAAGCTGATGATACAGCAATTCACTTGTTAGGAATCATTAATGATTTACTAGATATTTCTAAAATAGAAGCTGGTAAACTTTCCGTAACTACAGTCCCTTTAGATTTGCGTCAACTATTATTAGAGGTAATCAATTTACAATCAGTTAATGTCCAATATAAAGGACTGCAATTAATTTGTGATATAGGTGATAAGCCTATTCCCATAAAATCTGATTCTCTTAAACTTAAACAAGTTTTAATTAATATTATTAGTAATGCTACTAAATTTACCGATGAAGGCAGTATTCAAATTACTACAAACATTAGCTTAAATAATTATCAGCCTTATGCTTTAATTTCTATTAAAGATACAGGAATTGGTATTGATCCTGGAGAACAAAGTAAACTATTTCGTCCTTTTGTCATGATTGATGGCACAACTACCCGCAAGTTTGAAGGAACGGGATTGGGTTTAGCAATTTCTCGGAATTTAATTGAACTTATGGGTGGTAAAATTACCTTAGAGAGTTTAGGTTTAAATCAAGGAACAACCGTAATTATCAAATTACCTTTGATTGATATGGCTTTATTACCTAATCCAGAAAAAAAAGATATTATCAGTAATGGAGCAATGACAAAAGCTCGACGATAA
- a CDS encoding MoaD/ThiS family protein, which translates to MSNAAITITIKLFAIYQEVYGVNELVWDFPDGTTVQSVCDRLITQQPKLSQWRELTRFGVNLQFVEPDTILQNGDEVVLIPPVSGG; encoded by the coding sequence ATGTCTAATGCTGCAATTACTATAACAATCAAGTTATTTGCTATTTATCAAGAAGTTTATGGTGTCAATGAGTTAGTGTGGGATTTTCCTGATGGTACAACAGTTCAATCTGTGTGCGATCGCTTAATTACTCAACAACCAAAACTAAGCCAATGGCGTGAACTAACTCGCTTTGGTGTTAATTTGCAATTTGTTGAACCAGATACCATTCTCCAAAATGGTGACGAGGTGGTTTTAATTCCTCCTGTAAGTGGTGGTTAG
- a CDS encoding exonuclease SbcCD subunit D, protein MMKILHLSDIHIGSGFCHGRINPATGLNTRLEDFVKTLSLCIDRAIADHVDLVLFGGDAFPTATPAPYVQEAFANQFRRLVDADIPTVLLVGNHDQHSQGLGGASLNIYRTLGVPGFVVGDTLTTHCISTRNGDIQIITLPWLTRSTLMTRQETQGSSLAEVNQLLTDRLEVVIEGEIRRLDPRIPTVLLAHLMADNATLGAERLLAVGKGFTLPLSLLTRPCFDYVALGHVHKHQNLNKSNDPPVIYPGSIERVDFSEEKEDKGYVMIELERGKVNWEFCPLPVRTFRTIEVDLSKQDDPHKVLLKAIAKYDIQDNVVRLIYKLRSEQLDLIDNSSLHNILSTAHTYTIQAELVSQLAKPRIPELTASSSIDPMDALKTYLNNREDLKDIAPSMLEAAQNLLANDEELLLVLQGGK, encoded by the coding sequence ATTATGAAAATCCTCCACCTTTCAGATATCCATATTGGTAGCGGTTTTTGCCACGGACGGATTAATCCAGCCACAGGTTTAAATACACGGTTGGAGGATTTTGTGAAAACATTATCTTTGTGCATTGACCGAGCGATCGCCGATCATGTAGATTTAGTTTTATTTGGTGGTGATGCTTTTCCGACTGCGACACCTGCACCTTATGTCCAAGAAGCCTTTGCTAATCAATTTCGGCGGCTAGTAGATGCAGATATTCCTACAGTCTTATTAGTAGGAAATCATGACCAACATTCCCAAGGTTTGGGAGGTGCTAGTTTAAATATTTACCGAACTTTGGGTGTACCGGGGTTTGTAGTTGGTGATACTTTAACTACCCATTGCATTTCTACCCGCAACGGAGATATACAAATAATTACTCTTCCTTGGTTAACTCGTTCAACTTTAATGACTCGTCAAGAAACTCAAGGTTCTTCTTTAGCAGAAGTTAATCAACTGCTCACAGACCGTTTAGAGGTGGTAATAGAAGGAGAAATTCGCCGTCTTGACCCTAGGATTCCCACAGTGCTTTTAGCTCATTTAATGGCTGATAATGCAACTTTAGGAGCAGAACGTTTATTAGCAGTGGGTAAAGGTTTTACTTTACCTTTATCTTTATTGACACGACCATGTTTTGATTATGTGGCTTTAGGTCATGTTCATAAACATCAAAATTTAAATAAATCCAATGACCCACCAGTGATTTATCCAGGAAGTATTGAACGGGTAGATTTTAGTGAAGAGAAGGAAGATAAAGGTTATGTCATGATTGAGTTGGAACGGGGGAAAGTAAATTGGGAATTTTGTCCCTTACCTGTGCGGACATTTCGGACAATTGAGGTAGATTTATCTAAGCAGGATGATCCACATAAAGTATTATTGAAAGCGATCGCTAAATATGATATTCAAGATAATGTCGTGCGACTCATTTACAAATTGCGCTCAGAACAATTGGATTTAATTGATAATTCCTCTCTTCACAATATTTTAAGCACAGCGCACACGTATACTATTCAAGCAGAATTAGTTAGTCAGTTAGCAAAACCCCGCATTCCTGAGTTAACAGCTAGTAGCAGTATTGACCCAATGGACGCTTTAAAAACTTACTTGAATAATCGGGAAGATTTAAAAGATATTGCTCCATCCATGTTAGAAGCAGCACAGAATTTATTAGCAAATGATGAGGAACTTTTGCTAGTATTGCAGGGAGGAAAATAA
- a CDS encoding ATP-dependent Clp protease proteolytic subunit produces the protein MDISHLKAVQAPYSGDSSYRTPPPDLPSLLLKERIVYLGMPLVPSVTELIVAQLLYLQSDDPEKPIKIYINSTGTSSYSGEPIGFETEAFAIYDTMKYIKPPIHTICIGSAMGMAAMILSAGTKGCRASLPNSSIILHQPKSYAQGQATDIQIRAKEVLANKASMLEILARTTEQDSAKISKDMDRLFYMTPDEAKEYGLIDRVFRKEELANPPLPASVL, from the coding sequence ATGGATATTTCTCACCTCAAGGCTGTGCAAGCCCCCTATTCCGGTGATAGCTCCTACCGGACACCACCACCAGATTTACCCTCTTTACTCCTAAAGGAGCGGATTGTTTATTTGGGTATGCCACTTGTTCCGTCTGTGACGGAATTAATTGTCGCCCAATTGCTGTATTTACAGTCCGATGATCCCGAAAAGCCAATTAAAATCTACATCAACTCTACAGGTACTTCTAGTTACAGTGGCGAACCTATCGGTTTTGAAACCGAAGCCTTCGCTATCTATGACACTATGAAATATATCAAGCCTCCTATCCACACCATTTGTATTGGTTCGGCAATGGGTATGGCAGCGATGATTCTTAGTGCCGGGACAAAAGGTTGTCGTGCTAGTTTGCCCAATTCTTCCATTATCCTGCATCAGCCTAAGAGCTATGCCCAAGGACAAGCAACGGATATTCAAATTCGTGCTAAGGAAGTTTTGGCAAATAAAGCTTCAATGCTGGAAATTCTCGCTCGGACGACTGAACAAGACAGTGCGAAAATTAGCAAAGACATGGATCGTCTGTTCTACATGACTCCCGACGAAGCTAAGGAATATGGTTTGATTGACAGAGTTTTTAGGAAGGAAGAACTCGCTAATCCCCCACTCCCTGCAAGTGTCCTTTAA
- the cysH gene encoding phosphoadenosine phosphosulfate reductase — MTASTAFDLASLNQEFETASPTEILAWSVQNIPTGLVQTSAFNVDDIILTHIFYSVLEHPVPVIFLDTLYHFPETLVFVAQVKEIYNLDLQTYKTPDIDSREAFAAKFGEALWDKDIAKFHDITKIEPLLRGLDELKTGAWITGRRRDQAVTRATMPVFELDGKGRLKINPLATWTRKQSWAYVAEHKVIYNPLHDQGYPSIGDEPITTKVADGEDERAGRWRGSEKTECGIHI; from the coding sequence ATGACAGCTTCTACCGCCTTTGACTTAGCATCACTAAATCAGGAATTTGAAACCGCAAGTCCCACAGAAATATTAGCCTGGTCTGTTCAGAATATCCCCACAGGACTGGTACAAACTAGCGCATTTAACGTTGATGATATCATCTTGACACACATTTTCTATAGCGTCCTTGAGCATCCCGTTCCTGTAATTTTCCTAGATACGCTATATCATTTTCCCGAAACTTTAGTATTTGTAGCTCAAGTCAAGGAAATCTATAACCTAGATTTACAAACCTATAAAACACCAGACATAGATAGCCGTGAAGCCTTTGCTGCTAAATTCGGTGAAGCCCTTTGGGATAAAGATATTGCTAAATTTCACGATATTACCAAAATTGAACCACTTTTACGGGGTTTAGATGAACTCAAAACAGGAGCTTGGATTACAGGTCGCCGTCGTGATCAAGCTGTTACTCGTGCTACCATGCCTGTATTTGAATTGGATGGTAAAGGCAGATTAAAAATTAACCCCCTAGCTACTTGGACTCGTAAACAAAGCTGGGCTTATGTCGCCGAACATAAAGTAATTTATAATCCTCTCCATGACCAAGGTTATCCCAGCATTGGCGACGAACCCATTACAACTAAAGTAGCTGACGGTGAAGACGAACGCGCTGGACGTTGGAGAGGAAGTGAAAAAACTGAGTGTGGTATTCACATTTAG
- a CDS encoding four helix bundle protein, translated as MAKSNFENLQVYQLAEKLANEIWNIVGSWGQFAKETVGKQMVRSVDSMGANIAEGSGRYNFQDNRRFVSIARGSLNETRHWLRQAYKRNLLTNEQVNRIKPIIDELSPRLNAYLNSIGNTPAQNSDN; from the coding sequence ATGGCAAAATCTAACTTTGAGAATTTGCAAGTTTACCAATTAGCCGAGAAACTGGCTAATGAGATTTGGAACATCGTTGGTAGCTGGGGGCAATTTGCTAAAGAAACAGTGGGTAAGCAAATGGTACGTTCTGTTGACAGCATGGGCGCGAATATTGCAGAGGGTTCTGGTCGGTATAATTTTCAGGATAATCGCCGTTTTGTGAGCATAGCCAGAGGTTCTTTAAATGAAACTAGACATTGGTTACGACAAGCTTACAAACGCAACCTGCTAACAAACGAACAAGTAAATAGGATAAAACCAATTATTGATGAACTTTCTCCCAGGTTGAACGCTTATCTTAACTCCATTGGTAATACTCCAGCACAAAATTCTGACAACTAA
- a CDS encoding four-helix bundle copper-binding protein: MAIQQLNLQQLNSQIQECIQNCLDCHSICLNTVSTYCIHQNGMHSEPAHIRLMLDCAEICETSANFMLRGSELHLRSCDFCAEVCDRCAKNCDRFGNDSQMRACSEMCRRCAEGCRQMALAMA, encoded by the coding sequence ATGGCTATTCAACAACTCAACTTACAGCAACTTAACTCACAAATACAGGAATGTATTCAAAATTGTTTAGACTGTCACAGTATCTGCTTGAATACAGTGTCTACATACTGCATCCATCAAAATGGTATGCACAGTGAACCCGCTCATATTCGTCTCATGCTAGACTGCGCCGAAATTTGTGAAACCAGCGCTAACTTTATGCTGAGAGGTTCTGAGCTTCATCTACGTAGCTGCGATTTTTGTGCAGAAGTTTGCGATAGATGTGCTAAAAACTGTGATCGATTTGGTAATGATTCTCAAATGAGAGCTTGTTCTGAGATGTGTCGTCGCTGTGCAGAAGGCTGTCGTCAAATGGCTTTAGCAATGGCATAG
- a CDS encoding DnaJ domain-containing protein, translating to MDLEDYYRILGLRSGASFADIKASYRRLVQQYHPDINPNDLKAKDKFIAVTEAYKFLQTVLPPKEIKPRTSEVKTHVSTTTEVKTQPAAPKTTVISHPPNLEDIEQRLKWKTYEQLQRFLQERRFPQAIALAEALMARLPADPEVRQWLAIAYQIWGRALITEKQLPKARIYLKKALKTDPFNKALWNEVQQDFQRLELKL from the coding sequence ATGGATCTTGAAGATTATTACCGGATATTAGGTTTAAGGTCAGGAGCTTCTTTTGCTGATATTAAAGCGTCCTATCGCCGATTGGTACAGCAATATCATCCTGATATTAACCCAAATGATCTCAAAGCAAAAGACAAATTTATTGCGGTGACAGAGGCTTATAAATTCCTGCAAACTGTATTACCACCAAAGGAAATTAAGCCCCGGACTAGTGAAGTGAAAACTCATGTTTCTACCACTACAGAAGTTAAAACTCAACCAGCAGCACCAAAAACAACGGTTATATCTCACCCACCAAATTTAGAGGATATTGAACAACGATTAAAGTGGAAAACTTATGAACAGTTGCAGCGGTTTTTACAAGAAAGACGTTTTCCCCAAGCGATCGCTTTAGCGGAGGCTTTAATGGCACGTTTACCAGCAGATCCAGAAGTGCGTCAATGGTTAGCGATCGCCTATCAAATCTGGGGACGAGCTTTAATCACGGAAAAACAACTTCCAAAAGCTAGGATTTATCTGAAAAAAGCCTTAAAAACTGACCCATTTAATAAAGCTTTATGGAATGAGGTACAGCAGGATTTTCAACGTTTAGAATTAAAACTTTAG
- a CDS encoding N-acetyltransferase has translation MIKEHKPQYSLVWTHTIADIPQSAWDALAMPLKTPFLEWDWLHNLETSHSVTANAGWLPNHLIVWRDRTLIAAAPLYLKGHSQGEFVFDQQWAELASRLGIEYYPKLLGMTPFTPAEGYRFLIAPGEDEEEITALMLHEIDSFCVKHRISGCHFLYVDPQWRPILERQGFTTWLHHNYVWENANFQTFEDYLTGFNANQRRNIKRERKAVEKAGLKLQAFTGEEIPNSMFPLMYDFYADTCDKFGWWGSKYLTKKFFEQLHHNYRHRVVFFAAYNQEDPRQPLGMSFCLFKEDKLYGRYWGSFQEIDCLHFDACYYTPIEWAIAHGIQNFDPGAGGKHKKRRGFPATPNYSLHRFYNNRLGQIILPWVREVNQMEQQEIDAVNAELPFK, from the coding sequence ATGATCAAAGAACACAAACCACAATATTCTCTTGTTTGGACGCACACAATCGCCGATATTCCCCAATCGGCTTGGGATGCTTTAGCAATGCCGTTAAAAACTCCTTTTTTGGAGTGGGATTGGTTGCACAATTTGGAAACATCCCACAGTGTTACAGCTAATGCTGGTTGGTTGCCAAATCACTTGATTGTGTGGCGAGATAGAACCTTAATTGCAGCCGCTCCTTTATATTTAAAAGGACATAGCCAAGGGGAATTTGTTTTTGATCAGCAGTGGGCAGAATTAGCCTCTCGTTTGGGAATAGAGTATTATCCAAAATTACTGGGAATGACCCCCTTTACCCCGGCTGAAGGCTATCGCTTTTTAATTGCTCCGGGAGAAGATGAGGAAGAAATTACAGCTTTAATGCTCCATGAAATTGATAGTTTTTGTGTGAAACATCGCATTTCTGGCTGTCATTTTCTCTATGTTGATCCGCAATGGCGACCGATTTTAGAACGACAGGGGTTTACAACTTGGTTACATCATAATTATGTTTGGGAAAATGCTAATTTTCAAACTTTTGAAGATTACTTAACTGGATTTAATGCTAATCAAAGACGGAATATAAAACGGGAACGGAAAGCTGTAGAAAAGGCAGGTTTAAAACTGCAAGCATTTACTGGTGAAGAAATTCCTAATTCTATGTTTCCGTTAATGTATGATTTCTATGCTGATACCTGCGATAAGTTTGGTTGGTGGGGGAGTAAGTATTTAACAAAGAAATTTTTTGAACAGTTACATCATAATTATCGGCATCGAGTCGTATTTTTTGCAGCTTATAATCAGGAAGATCCGCGTCAACCGCTGGGAATGTCCTTTTGTTTATTTAAAGAAGACAAACTATATGGACGTTATTGGGGGAGTTTTCAAGAAATAGATTGCTTACATTTTGATGCTTGTTATTATACACCAATTGAATGGGCGATCGCTCATGGTATCCAGAATTTTGACCCTGGAGCAGGTGGTAAACATAAAAAACGTCGTGGTTTCCCTGCTACCCCTAATTACAGCCTTCATCGCTTTTATAACAACCGCTTAGGACAAATTATTTTGCCTTGGGTTAGGGAAGTCAATCAGATGGAACAACAAGAAATAGATGCTGTTAATGCAGAGTTACCTTTTAAATAA
- a CDS encoding ATP-dependent Clp protease proteolytic subunit translates to MPIGVPKVPYRMPGGQYTDWISIYDRLYRERIIFLGRDVDDEIANQIIAVMLYLDSDDPGKDIYLYINSPGGMVTSGLAIYDTMQHIKSDVVTICVGLAASMGSFLLAAGTKGKRMALPHSRIMIHQPSGGTRGQASDIEIEAREILRIRSQLNQIYADNTTQPLSKIEKDMDRDFFMSAQEAKEYGLIDRVIEERP, encoded by the coding sequence ATGCCTATAGGCGTGCCTAAAGTTCCTTACCGGATGCCTGGTGGACAATATACAGATTGGATTAGCATTTATGACCGTCTTTACCGGGAAAGAATTATTTTCCTGGGAAGAGATGTAGATGACGAAATTGCCAACCAAATCATTGCTGTCATGCTATATCTGGATTCCGATGATCCAGGGAAGGATATTTATTTATATATCAATTCCCCCGGTGGGATGGTGACATCCGGTTTGGCAATTTATGACACCATGCAACATATCAAATCTGATGTGGTGACAATCTGTGTCGGTTTAGCTGCTTCCATGGGATCTTTCCTGTTGGCTGCTGGGACAAAGGGTAAACGCATGGCCTTACCTCACTCTCGGATTATGATTCACCAACCTTCTGGTGGAACTCGTGGACAAGCTTCTGATATCGAAATCGAAGCTAGAGAAATTCTGCGAATTCGTAGTCAGTTAAATCAAATTTATGCTGATAATACTACTCAACCTTTAAGCAAAATTGAAAAAGATATGGATCGTGACTTTTTCATGTCTGCTCAAGAAGCTAAGGAATACGGTTTAATTGATCGTGTGATTGAAGAACGTCCATAG
- a CDS encoding Rieske 2Fe-2S domain-containing protein: MTEQFNFFQHWYPLIPTEDLEPQKPKSITLLGKRLVIWKPTKSATYRVFLDQCPHRLAPLSEGRIEDKTGNLMCSYHGWEFNENGICQHIPQAEKPEIVTKNQDNFCVISFPVRQQQEILWVWPDEKTSAIAENTPLPLSPQIDAAKGFVWSNYIRDLEYDWQTLIENVGDPSHVPFAHHGVQGNREKAVPIPIKIVKSTIDLIEVNIERGISTTITFEPPCRLEYVINIGNTGKKLGLLVYCIPVSPGKSRIVAQFSRNFAKNLHRIIPRWWDHIHDRNLVLDGDMMLLNQQEYLLQKKQLNESWKTAYKLPTNADKFVIEFHNWFDKHCQGKLPWTDLGISVSESPTINDNHAEMLDRYKQHTQHCSSCRTVVKNLERLQIALLAYFVIIISGVAVLPDHWRLQLGLPLVITALLGLGIYSWLKFSLIPKFYFVDYIHAEK, encoded by the coding sequence ATGACAGAACAATTTAACTTTTTTCAACATTGGTATCCTCTCATACCCACAGAAGATTTAGAACCACAAAAACCAAAATCTATTACATTATTAGGAAAAAGATTAGTAATTTGGAAACCTACTAAATCAGCGACATATCGAGTATTTTTAGATCAATGTCCCCACCGTCTCGCACCATTAAGCGAAGGACGAATAGAAGATAAAACAGGTAACTTAATGTGCAGTTATCACGGTTGGGAATTTAATGAAAATGGTATTTGTCAACACATTCCCCAAGCAGAAAAACCAGAAATTGTCACTAAAAATCAAGATAATTTTTGTGTTATTTCCTTTCCAGTGCGTCAACAACAGGAAATACTTTGGGTGTGGCCAGATGAGAAAACATCAGCAATAGCAGAAAATACACCTTTACCTTTATCACCACAAATAGACGCAGCGAAAGGATTTGTTTGGTCTAATTATATTCGAGATTTAGAATACGATTGGCAAACATTAATAGAAAATGTGGGAGATCCTAGTCATGTCCCTTTTGCTCATCATGGAGTACAAGGTAATAGAGAAAAAGCTGTACCTATACCTATCAAAATAGTCAAATCAACTATTGATTTAATTGAAGTGAATATTGAGAGAGGTATATCTACAACAATTACATTTGAACCACCTTGTAGATTAGAATATGTAATAAATATTGGTAACACGGGAAAAAAACTAGGTTTACTTGTTTATTGTATTCCTGTATCTCCTGGCAAATCGAGAATAGTCGCTCAATTTTCCCGTAACTTTGCCAAAAACTTACATAGGATTATTCCTCGGTGGTGGGATCATATTCATGACAGAAATCTAGTATTAGATGGTGATATGATGCTACTAAATCAGCAAGAGTATTTATTACAGAAAAAACAATTAAATGAAAGTTGGAAAACAGCTTATAAATTACCGACAAATGCTGATAAATTCGTAATTGAATTTCATAATTGGTTTGATAAACATTGTCAGGGAAAATTACCTTGGACAGATTTAGGAATTAGTGTAAGTGAATCTCCAACTATTAATGATAATCATGCAGAAATGTTGGACAGATATAAACAACATACTCAACATTGTAGTAGTTGTCGAACAGTAGTTAAAAATTTAGAACGGTTGCAAATAGCACTTTTAGCATATTTTGTAATTATCATATCTGGAGTAGCTGTATTACCTGATCATTGGCGTTTACAGCTAGGTTTACCATTAGTAATTACAGCACTTTTAGGACTGGGAATTTATTCTTGGTTAAAATTTTCCCTCATTCCTAAATTCTACTTTGTAGATTATATCCATGCTGAAAAATAA
- a CDS encoding TPM domain-containing protein, with product MQQLLKQLFSNEKYFTRLILPVLVMMMATSLFILPASATGVYQIPSLTADTWILDQGDVISRFNEGQISQTFKDLAQETGNEARIVTIRRLDYGETPESFAKGLFSKWFPTAAEQANQVLLLVDTVTNGTTLISGDQVKSVLTDAIAQSVAEETLGTALRGGNKYNQGFLDVSDRLVAVLSGKPDPGPPAVIDTVKVEGTFTKAEETNQGNATAWVVGLLIAATVIPMATYYIYLVFQQPASKESEE from the coding sequence ATGCAACAGTTACTCAAGCAATTATTTAGTAACGAAAAATACTTTACTCGTCTCATTTTACCTGTATTGGTGATGATGATGGCGACTTCACTGTTTATTTTACCTGCTTCTGCTACTGGTGTATATCAAATACCCAGTCTGACAGCAGATACTTGGATTTTAGATCAAGGTGATGTGATTAGCCGATTCAATGAAGGGCAGATTAGTCAGACTTTCAAAGATTTGGCTCAAGAAACTGGTAATGAAGCCAGAATTGTGACTATTCGCCGCCTCGACTATGGGGAAACACCGGAAAGTTTTGCAAAAGGCCTATTTAGTAAATGGTTTCCTACAGCAGCAGAGCAAGCAAATCAAGTATTATTACTAGTTGATACTGTTACTAATGGAACTACTTTAATTAGTGGAGATCAGGTTAAGTCTGTATTGACTGATGCTATCGCTCAAAGTGTGGCTGAAGAAACATTAGGTACAGCATTACGTGGAGGTAATAAATACAACCAAGGATTTTTGGATGTGAGCGATCGCTTGGTTGCTGTTTTATCTGGTAAACCAGATCCAGGTCCACCAGCGGTAATCGATACGGTTAAGGTAGAAGGAACTTTCACTAAAGCGGAAGAAACAAATCAAGGTAATGCTACGGCTTGGGTTGTGGGGCTGTTAATAGCTGCCACTGTGATTCCAATGGCTACATATTACATTTATTTAGTTTTTCAGCAACCAGCCTCTAAGGAATCTGAGGAATAG